One segment of Halomonas sp. TD01 DNA contains the following:
- a CDS encoding hemerythrin domain-containing protein, which produces MTIFEVLRKDHDIQRDLLSRLVETQGDSEERDKLYQKVRAELKYHANAEERSLYIPMMDIDLTQEKARHSVAEHHEIDEMLELLDDTEYSATNWLTHAKQLQHLVTHHLDEEEQEVFQLAGRGLKEQQKSSLATQYQSEMKRQRSE; this is translated from the coding sequence ATGACGATTTTCGAAGTATTACGAAAAGATCACGACATCCAGCGGGATTTATTGTCACGCCTGGTAGAAACCCAAGGCGATAGCGAAGAGCGCGATAAGCTCTATCAAAAAGTGCGTGCCGAACTTAAATACCATGCCAACGCCGAAGAACGCTCACTCTATATCCCCATGATGGATATCGATCTAACCCAGGAAAAAGCTCGCCATAGTGTCGCAGAGCACCATGAAATTGATGAAATGTTAGAGCTCCTCGACGATACCGAATACAGCGCAACGAACTGGTTAACCCACGCCAAGCAGTTACAGCATTTAGTCACCCACCATCTGGATGAAGAGGAACAAGAGGTGTTTCAACTGGCAGGCCGTGGCCTAAAAGAACAGCAAAAGTCGTCGCTTGCCACACAATATCAATCAGAAATGAAGCGACAACGCTCAGAATAA
- a CDS encoding tartrate dehydrogenase, giving the protein MAHRIAVIAGDGIGTEVMPEGIRALEAAAKRFNIDLAFTTFEFGSCDYYLEHGKMLPDDWFEQLKDFDALFYGAVGWPDKVPDHISLWGSLLQFRRQFDQYINLRPCKLMPGIKSPLAGREPGDIDFYVVRENTEGEYSSVGGKMFEGTEREIVLQETVMSRVGVDRVLKYAFDLAQTRPRKKLTSATKSNGISITMPYWDERVAEMAKQYPDIAVDKFHIDILTANFVLHPDWFDVVVGSNLFGDILSDLGPACTGTIGIAPSANINPEGKFPSLFEPVHGSAPDIAGKGIANPIGQIWSGAMMLEHLGYQEAADTMVKVIEDVLSEGNNQVLTRDIGGQGNTLSLGQAIAERIGG; this is encoded by the coding sequence ATGGCCCACCGCATTGCAGTCATTGCTGGCGACGGTATTGGCACCGAAGTGATGCCCGAAGGCATTCGCGCCCTGGAAGCTGCCGCAAAGCGTTTCAACATTGACCTAGCATTCACAACGTTTGAATTTGGCAGTTGTGACTACTACTTAGAGCACGGCAAAATGCTGCCCGACGACTGGTTCGAGCAGCTCAAGGATTTTGATGCGCTGTTTTACGGTGCTGTCGGCTGGCCCGATAAAGTACCTGACCATATTTCGCTATGGGGCTCGCTACTGCAGTTTCGCCGCCAATTTGACCAGTACATCAACTTGCGCCCCTGCAAACTCATGCCCGGCATCAAAAGCCCATTAGCAGGTCGTGAGCCAGGCGATATCGACTTTTACGTGGTGCGCGAAAACACCGAAGGAGAATATTCAAGTGTCGGTGGCAAGATGTTCGAAGGCACCGAGCGTGAAATTGTCCTTCAAGAGACGGTGATGAGCCGCGTCGGCGTTGATCGGGTGCTGAAATATGCGTTTGACCTTGCTCAAACCCGCCCGCGCAAAAAACTCACCTCAGCCACCAAGTCCAACGGCATCTCAATCACCATGCCCTACTGGGATGAGCGGGTTGCCGAAATGGCTAAGCAGTATCCCGACATTGCAGTGGATAAATTCCACATCGATATTCTGACCGCTAACTTTGTACTCCACCCAGACTGGTTTGATGTGGTGGTCGGCAGCAATCTGTTTGGCGATATTCTTTCAGACCTTGGCCCCGCCTGCACGGGCACCATCGGCATTGCGCCTTCTGCCAATATCAACCCAGAAGGCAAATTCCCCAGCTTGTTTGAACCGGTTCACGGCAGTGCACCAGACATCGCAGGCAAAGGGATTGCCAACCCCATTGGCCAAATCTGGTCAGGTGCCATGATGCTAGAGCACCTGGGCTATCAAGAAGCCGCCGATACGATGGTAAAAGTTATTGAAGATGTATTGAGCGAAGGCAATAACCAAGTGCTCACCCGCGATATTGGCGGGCAAGGTAATACGTTAAGCCTAGGCCAGGCGATTGCTGAACGTATTGGCGGCTAA
- a CDS encoding transporter substrate-binding domain-containing protein — MKKLLTVSVLGLAIAAASSAQARDYDNVRIGVDVPYEPMEFRTADGELTGFDIDLGNALCERIGVTCEWVEQEWDGIIPGLMSRNYDAIMSSMTINDERREQVLFSDPYITMPSAWFAPSGLDISEANEETLAGKTIGVQRGTLQDNYVTDNFNSVASISRYSTADDMVLDMEAQRLDIVFLDFPIGQSTLLESEEAEYVVIGERISEPKEYFGDGFGIAFRQRDEALAEKFNEALAELQEDGTYDEIFARYFGEE; from the coding sequence ATGAAAAAATTACTAACAGTGTCTGTGCTTGGCTTAGCCATTGCGGCGGCCTCTTCCGCCCAGGCGCGGGACTACGACAATGTACGCATTGGTGTCGACGTTCCCTACGAACCAATGGAATTCCGCACAGCCGATGGTGAGCTGACCGGTTTTGATATCGACCTTGGCAACGCACTTTGTGAGCGCATCGGTGTAACCTGTGAATGGGTTGAGCAAGAGTGGGACGGCATTATTCCTGGCCTTATGTCGCGTAACTACGATGCCATCATGTCCTCCATGACGATCAACGATGAGCGTCGCGAGCAGGTGTTGTTCTCAGACCCCTACATCACTATGCCGTCTGCCTGGTTCGCACCAAGCGGCCTGGACATCAGTGAAGCCAATGAAGAAACCTTGGCAGGAAAAACTATTGGCGTGCAGCGCGGTACGCTGCAAGATAATTACGTGACCGACAACTTCAACAGCGTTGCCAGCATCAGCCGCTATTCCACCGCTGATGATATGGTGCTGGATATGGAAGCACAGCGTTTGGACATCGTGTTCCTCGACTTCCCTATCGGCCAGTCTACGCTGCTAGAAAGTGAAGAAGCAGAGTACGTTGTGATTGGCGAGCGCATTAGCGAGCCAAAAGAGTATTTCGGTGACGGCTTTGGCATCGCTTTCCGTCAGCGTGACGAAGCACTCGCTGAGAAATTCAATGAAGCCCTTGCTGAGCTTCAAGAAGACGGCACTTACGACGAAATTTTCGCTCGCTACTTTGGCGAAGAGTAA
- the wrbA gene encoding NAD(P)H:quinone oxidoreductase, translated as MTKVLVLYYSMYGHIDTLAAAVAEGAKSVDGVEVTVKRVPETMPEEAFKNAGGKQDFTTPEATPQELADYDAVIFGTPTRFGNMAGQMRTFLDQTGGLWANGALRGKVASVFTSTGTGGGDEMTITSTWTTLAHHGMVIVPIGYGIEEQFDISKVSGGTPYGAATLAGGDGSRQPDDRELKIARFQGKHVAEIAAKLAS; from the coding sequence ATGACAAAGGTATTGGTTCTTTATTATTCCATGTACGGCCATATAGATACGTTAGCTGCTGCGGTGGCGGAGGGCGCGAAAAGCGTTGATGGGGTTGAGGTTACTGTTAAGCGTGTCCCCGAAACCATGCCAGAAGAAGCATTCAAAAATGCAGGTGGTAAGCAGGACTTCACTACGCCAGAGGCGACTCCTCAGGAGCTTGCGGATTACGACGCGGTTATTTTCGGCACCCCTACGCGGTTTGGCAATATGGCGGGTCAGATGCGTACTTTCTTAGATCAAACCGGTGGGCTGTGGGCCAATGGCGCGCTGCGTGGCAAGGTGGCTAGTGTGTTTACCTCTACCGGGACCGGCGGCGGTGATGAAATGACTATTACCTCCACCTGGACGACGCTGGCCCACCACGGCATGGTCATTGTGCCGATTGGCTATGGTATTGAAGAGCAGTTTGATATCTCCAAGGTGAGCGGTGGAACACCCTATGGCGCTGCCACGCTAGCTGGCGGCGACGGTTCACGTCAGCCAGACGATCGCGAACTGAAAATTGCCCGTTTCCAAGGTAAGCATGTCGCGGAAATTGCTGCGAAGCTGGCGAGCTAA
- a CDS encoding ABC transporter permease, giving the protein MLDISAWFNDLLAGNLIFTPTTLGYYWEGLVTTTQLVFLSLVAGLVLAVPLAIMRSSKHKWISLPIYFYTYVFRGTPLLIQLYIIYYGVVFIDGIQETFLWPILREAFYPALIAFTLNTAAYTTEIFRGAIKATSKGEIEAARAYGMSQNLMMRRIILPSAFRRALPAYGNEVIFMLHASAIASVVTLMDLTGAARFVYARFYAPFDAFLFVAAIYLCLTFAILYFFRFLEKKLLAHLRPQNT; this is encoded by the coding sequence ATGCTAGATATTTCTGCGTGGTTCAACGACCTGCTAGCTGGCAACCTGATTTTCACCCCCACCACCTTAGGCTACTACTGGGAAGGGTTAGTCACGACGACCCAACTGGTATTCCTTTCTTTGGTAGCGGGATTAGTGTTGGCAGTACCGCTTGCCATTATGCGCAGCTCGAAGCATAAATGGATTAGCTTACCTATCTACTTTTACACCTATGTCTTTCGTGGCACACCACTACTGATTCAGCTATACATCATTTACTACGGTGTGGTGTTTATCGATGGTATCCAGGAAACATTTTTGTGGCCAATCCTGCGGGAAGCTTTCTACCCTGCCTTGATCGCTTTCACGCTTAACACGGCAGCATATACCACCGAGATTTTCCGAGGGGCGATCAAAGCCACATCCAAAGGGGAAATTGAAGCAGCCAGGGCCTACGGCATGTCACAAAACCTGATGATGCGGCGTATTATTCTGCCCAGCGCCTTCCGGCGCGCTCTGCCCGCCTATGGCAACGAAGTCATCTTTATGCTGCATGCCAGCGCCATTGCCAGTGTTGTCACGCTAATGGATCTGACAGGGGCTGCGCGCTTTGTTTATGCCCGTTTCTATGCACCGTTTGATGCCTTCTTATTTGTAGCAGCGATCTACCTTTGTCTTACGTTTGCTATTCTGTATTTCTTCCGTTTCCTGGAGAAAAAGCTGCTGGCCCACTTACGGCCGCAAAACACCTAG
- a CDS encoding ABC transporter ATP-binding protein, whose protein sequence is MADTPTPLEVRNIKKRFGDTEVLKGLSLEAQKGDVITLIGASGSGKSTFLRCMNLLEQPDEGELFVHGEQIRFKTTKHGREPADWKQVVQMRAKLSMVFQSFNLWAHMTLLENIIEAPIHVLGKPKKEAIEHARALLERVGLSARADAYPAQMSGGQQQRGAIARALAMDPEVMLFDEPTSALDPELVGDVLKVMHGLADEGRTMVVVTHEMSFARDVSSKVIYLHQGLVEEAGAPAEVLGNPQSPRLKQFLAPKY, encoded by the coding sequence ATGGCTGATACGCCTACTCCCCTTGAAGTGCGCAATATAAAAAAGCGCTTTGGCGACACAGAAGTCCTTAAAGGCCTCTCTCTCGAAGCCCAAAAGGGTGATGTCATCACTCTGATTGGTGCATCGGGGTCTGGCAAAAGTACCTTCTTGCGCTGTATGAATCTCCTGGAACAGCCCGACGAGGGTGAATTGTTCGTCCATGGCGAACAGATTCGCTTTAAAACGACCAAGCATGGCCGCGAACCTGCTGATTGGAAGCAAGTCGTGCAAATGCGTGCCAAACTGTCGATGGTGTTCCAGAGTTTTAACCTATGGGCTCACATGACGTTGCTTGAGAACATCATCGAAGCGCCTATTCATGTCCTGGGAAAACCCAAAAAAGAAGCCATCGAGCATGCACGTGCACTGCTCGAACGCGTTGGGCTTAGCGCACGCGCCGATGCCTATCCGGCACAAATGTCGGGTGGGCAGCAGCAGCGTGGAGCGATTGCCCGAGCGCTCGCGATGGACCCAGAAGTGATGCTGTTCGATGAACCGACGTCTGCCCTTGACCCAGAATTGGTTGGCGACGTTTTGAAGGTAATGCACGGCTTAGCCGATGAAGGGCGCACCATGGTGGTGGTCACTCACGAGATGAGCTTTGCCCGCGATGTATCCAGCAAAGTGATTTATCTGCACCAAGGTTTGGTAGAAGAAGCTGGCGCGCCTGCTGAAGTGCTAGGCAACCCGCAATCACCGCGCTTAAAGCAGTTCCTAGCCCCCAAATATTGA
- a CDS encoding secondary thiamine-phosphate synthase enzyme YjbQ has product MWHQQEIHLPEMPRGFHLITNEVARALPCLAECSQGLLHLQLMHTSASLTLNENSDPDARHDLDAFIRRLVPEGLNYFRHTLEGPDDMPAHVASSLLGTQLTLAIRDGRLALGTWQGLWLGEHREQGGARRILVTLTGR; this is encoded by the coding sequence ATGTGGCATCAACAAGAGATTCACTTACCGGAAATGCCCAGGGGCTTTCATCTGATTACAAATGAAGTAGCCAGGGCACTGCCGTGCTTGGCTGAGTGCAGTCAAGGACTACTGCACCTGCAGCTAATGCATACTTCTGCTTCGCTTACTCTAAATGAAAATTCTGATCCTGACGCCCGTCACGACCTAGATGCCTTTATTCGCCGCTTAGTGCCCGAAGGGCTGAACTATTTCCGTCATACGCTGGAAGGGCCAGACGATATGCCTGCCCATGTGGCATCAAGCTTGCTGGGTACTCAGCTTACGCTAGCCATACGTGATGGCCGTTTGGCGCTGGGCACTTGGCAGGGGTTGTGGTTAGGTGAGCACCGAGAGCAAGGAGGTGCGCGCCGCATTTTAGTGACGCTAACTGGTCGCTAG
- the iadA gene encoding beta-aspartyl-peptidase, with protein sequence MLTLVKNAQLFSPEPRGLCHLLIADQRIAAVIDASEPVNLGPLITTVDLEGRRVIPGLVDPLVHYIGGGGEGGFGNRTAELSLEDACASGVTTLIGALGTDALTRTPANLIGKARELAAGGLTAYAYTGSYQLPPVTLTGSIASDILYIPEFIGVGEVAISDHRGSQPTTQELTRLASDARTAGLLAGKSGIVFIHTGDADTHLEPLRNVAKQSAIPLSQFYPTHINRTAELFEDGLRFAREGGFIDFTTSTTPELLAGGEVPASEAVAKALSARIDPRQISLSSDANASLPEFDEQRRFVGLKPGRLSSLFEVLGECINEHHVSFEHALRCASTTAADTLKLPRKGRLAVGTDADFIVLADNHWAIDQVWALGKSIYDSNA encoded by the coding sequence ATGCTGACTCTTGTTAAAAACGCCCAGCTTTTCTCGCCAGAACCCCGCGGCCTGTGCCATCTGCTTATCGCTGACCAGCGTATTGCAGCGGTAATAGATGCGTCTGAACCGGTGAACCTAGGGCCATTAATTACCACCGTCGATCTTGAAGGGCGTCGAGTAATTCCTGGCTTAGTCGACCCCTTGGTACACTATATTGGTGGCGGCGGTGAAGGAGGTTTTGGCAACCGAACGGCAGAACTCAGTTTAGAAGATGCCTGTGCCTCAGGCGTCACAACACTGATTGGCGCCCTAGGCACCGATGCACTAACCCGCACCCCCGCCAATTTAATTGGTAAAGCACGAGAACTCGCCGCTGGCGGTTTAACCGCCTACGCTTACACCGGTTCTTATCAACTTCCCCCGGTAACGCTCACCGGCTCCATTGCCAGCGATATTCTCTATATTCCAGAGTTTATAGGCGTGGGCGAAGTCGCCATTAGCGATCACCGAGGTTCTCAACCGACGACCCAAGAGCTAACGCGGCTTGCCTCCGATGCGCGTACCGCAGGTTTGCTGGCCGGAAAATCAGGGATTGTCTTCATCCACACGGGCGATGCCGACACTCACCTGGAACCGTTGCGCAACGTTGCTAAACAAAGCGCAATTCCGCTTTCACAGTTCTACCCTACCCATATCAACCGTACCGCTGAATTATTTGAAGATGGCCTGCGCTTTGCTCGCGAAGGCGGCTTTATCGACTTCACTACCAGCACGACACCAGAATTATTAGCAGGTGGCGAAGTGCCTGCGTCAGAAGCCGTTGCCAAAGCGCTGAGTGCGCGTATTGACCCGCGTCAGATAAGCCTATCTTCAGATGCCAATGCCTCGCTGCCAGAATTTGACGAACAGCGCCGCTTTGTTGGCTTAAAACCCGGTAGACTAAGCAGCTTGTTCGAGGTACTCGGTGAATGTATCAATGAGCACCATGTCAGTTTTGAACATGCATTAAGATGCGCATCGACAACTGCTGCCGATACGTTAAAACTGCCCCGCAAAGGGCGCCTCGCAGTAGGAACGGACGCCGACTTTATCGTGCTTGCCGATAATCATTGGGCCATTGATCAAGTATGGGCGTTGGGCAAATCTATTTACGATAGTAACGCATGA
- a CDS encoding lipocalin family protein — MLTSARISGKKAGKVAGFMAFSSLVLTGCTGIPDGTEPVTGFELNRYLGQWYEIARLDHSFERDLDCVTASYSLRDDGGVRVINRGYNLTEQEWNEAEGRAYFIDDENVGRLKVSFFGPFYGGYNILELDNDYQWALVSGPNRDYLWILSRTPTMDSAQKERLRQRATELNFPTDELIDVVQDQTCPER, encoded by the coding sequence ATGCTCACTTCCGCACGAATATCTGGGAAGAAGGCGGGAAAAGTCGCTGGGTTTATGGCCTTCAGCAGTCTTGTATTAACGGGCTGCACCGGCATTCCTGACGGCACTGAACCCGTCACAGGCTTTGAACTTAACCGCTATTTAGGTCAATGGTATGAAATCGCCCGCCTGGATCACTCCTTTGAGCGTGACTTAGACTGCGTAACGGCTAGCTACAGCCTGCGTGACGACGGCGGCGTGCGCGTTATCAACCGTGGGTACAACCTTACAGAACAAGAATGGAATGAAGCCGAAGGCCGTGCTTACTTTATTGACGATGAAAACGTCGGGCGGTTAAAAGTCAGTTTCTTTGGCCCTTTCTACGGCGGCTACAACATTCTAGAACTGGATAATGACTACCAATGGGCGCTGGTGTCAGGCCCGAACCGCGACTACCTATGGATTCTCTCCCGCACGCCAACCATGGATAGCGCACAGAAAGAGCGCCTGCGCCAACGCGCTACCGAGCTTAACTTCCCCACCGATGAATTGATTGACGTCGTACAAGATCAAACCTGCCCCGAACGCTAA
- a CDS encoding succinylglutamate desuccinylase, producing MLGQWLDWTLDDKHPSPRSGRFGSGTYQLHAPGILEITPAAIHPAAHACVFSAAIHGNETAPVELLGNWLSAVEAGTVTIGAPVLVILGNIPALKTQQRFITTNLNRLFQRELSDTGEEPDRARELMSAVDAFYDRHQALPKLHYDLHTAIRGSLYTRFVVEPYAETVIDPEHWEWLAAADMQAVLHQHQHSWTFSHYSKHFHAAQAFTFELGRVAPFGENDMAALAPMLTLISALSAGEQPPKKPAETMTFFQVQHELMRQAETFSLCFDEDVPNFSRFEPGTCLAKDSVAGDFIVGDAPLHVVFPNAKVEIGARAALLVVPTHAS from the coding sequence ATGCTTGGCCAATGGCTTGATTGGACACTCGATGACAAACACCCTTCTCCGCGGTCAGGCCGCTTTGGCAGCGGCACCTACCAATTGCATGCACCGGGTATCTTAGAGATAACTCCGGCAGCCATTCACCCAGCGGCTCACGCCTGCGTGTTTTCAGCCGCGATACACGGTAACGAAACAGCCCCCGTGGAACTACTGGGTAACTGGCTATCTGCGGTAGAGGCAGGCACGGTAACCATTGGAGCCCCCGTGCTAGTGATTTTAGGCAATATTCCTGCCCTAAAGACCCAGCAACGGTTTATTACGACTAACCTCAACCGCCTATTTCAGCGCGAATTGTCCGACACAGGCGAAGAACCTGATCGGGCTCGCGAGCTAATGTCTGCAGTAGATGCCTTTTATGATCGTCATCAGGCACTTCCCAAACTTCACTACGATTTACACACGGCTATTCGCGGCAGCCTCTACACTCGCTTCGTCGTAGAGCCCTACGCGGAAACCGTGATCGACCCAGAGCACTGGGAATGGCTCGCAGCGGCGGATATGCAAGCGGTGCTACACCAGCACCAGCATAGCTGGACGTTTTCTCACTATAGTAAGCACTTCCACGCAGCCCAAGCCTTCACCTTCGAGTTAGGCCGAGTTGCACCGTTTGGAGAAAACGATATGGCTGCATTAGCGCCAATGTTAACGCTTATTAGCGCTCTTAGCGCTGGGGAACAGCCACCTAAAAAGCCTGCTGAAACAATGACGTTTTTCCAAGTTCAACATGAACTAATGCGTCAGGCGGAAACATTTAGTCTCTGTTTTGACGAAGACGTCCCCAATTTCAGCCGCTTTGAGCCGGGCACTTGTCTCGCAAAAGATAGCGTAGCGGGTGATTTTATTGTTGGAGACGCGCCACTGCATGTGGTATTTCCGAATGCAAAGGTAGAAATTGGCGCGCGGGCAGCGCTGCTGGTTGTTCCTACCCACGCCAGCTAA
- a CDS encoding TraX family protein yields MAEQTTANVSSEAAYARDARPSSHWTAWGQWLALFTMTVDHLTRYVLPGDWDLSWAGSSIGRIAFPLFAAMVAWHGLFNTRNPLRYSRRILVIGLAAQLPYMLMPRTSDDFILNVCFTLACGLALGALVRQGWQHYQQQTLGLAWLMLGTAVGVTVWYLLGFWVEYGHNGLLLIPLLMFAMQALSETRDALKSRLWAGLAAFPVLWIAGQMNASDMAKSFTVGTCVVVLMLAAGAAQRVPPVALAMPRRLWLAWYPGHFALIALWLLLSGQLTG; encoded by the coding sequence ATGGCTGAACAAACCACTGCAAACGTCTCCTCTGAGGCGGCTTACGCCCGCGATGCACGCCCTTCTTCCCACTGGACTGCCTGGGGGCAATGGCTGGCGCTATTTACCATGACCGTGGATCACCTCACCCGCTATGTGTTGCCGGGTGACTGGGACTTAAGCTGGGCAGGCTCTTCTATTGGCCGCATTGCGTTTCCGTTGTTTGCAGCGATGGTGGCATGGCACGGGCTGTTTAATACTCGCAACCCGCTTCGCTACTCACGCCGCATACTGGTGATTGGCCTAGCAGCTCAGTTGCCTTATATGCTGATGCCGCGCACGTCTGACGACTTTATCCTTAACGTCTGCTTCACACTTGCCTGCGGCCTAGCACTGGGTGCGTTGGTTCGCCAAGGTTGGCAGCACTATCAGCAGCAGACCCTTGGGTTAGCGTGGCTAATGCTTGGCACAGCGGTAGGCGTGACCGTTTGGTATCTGCTGGGTTTCTGGGTGGAGTACGGCCATAACGGTTTGCTGCTGATTCCGCTATTAATGTTTGCCATGCAGGCGCTTAGTGAAACCCGCGATGCGCTGAAATCGCGCTTGTGGGCAGGTTTAGCCGCGTTTCCAGTACTTTGGATAGCCGGTCAAATGAATGCTTCAGATATGGCAAAGTCGTTCACCGTAGGTACCTGCGTGGTGGTGCTAATGCTGGCGGCGGGTGCTGCCCAGCGCGTTCCTCCGGTGGCATTGGCCATGCCACGCCGCCTATGGCTTGCCTGGTATCCAGGGCACTTTGCTTTAATTGCGCTGTGGCTGCTGCTTAGCGGCCAACTGACGGGGTAA
- a CDS encoding transporter substrate-binding domain-containing protein, translated as MRYATLPLAAILAVGFSTTFVPTEVEARDYDEIRLGVDIPYEPFMYREADGTLTGFEIELGNAVCDYLEASCTWVEQDWDGIIPGLLARNYDAIMSSMAITDERAQRVLFSEAYYTTPSAWITTQERDINIEDRASLEGLTVGVQRATLQDNYVTELYGDILEIRRYTGVDDVVTDLMAGRLDLTFMDYPIAEAAIEIDTPESDFQRISDFIKQPEHIFGKGVGVAFRPRDEALAERFNEALSALKEDGTYDEIMNRYFNYDVRL; from the coding sequence ATGCGTTATGCAACGCTTCCCCTTGCCGCTATCTTAGCGGTTGGTTTTTCGACGACTTTTGTTCCTACTGAAGTCGAAGCCCGGGACTACGACGAAATTCGTCTTGGTGTCGACATCCCTTACGAACCCTTTATGTACCGTGAAGCAGACGGCACGCTTACTGGCTTTGAAATCGAGCTGGGTAACGCAGTTTGTGATTACCTAGAAGCAAGCTGCACCTGGGTCGAGCAGGACTGGGACGGCATTATCCCTGGCCTTCTCGCCCGTAATTACGACGCCATTATGTCATCCATGGCGATTACCGATGAACGCGCCCAACGCGTGCTGTTCTCAGAGGCCTACTACACAACGCCCAGCGCTTGGATCACCACGCAAGAGCGTGACATCAACATTGAAGACCGCGCTAGCCTAGAAGGCCTAACCGTTGGTGTTCAGCGGGCGACGCTGCAGGATAACTACGTCACTGAGCTCTACGGTGACATACTGGAAATCCGTCGCTATACCGGCGTAGACGATGTGGTGACCGACCTTATGGCCGGGCGTTTAGACCTCACCTTTATGGACTACCCGATTGCTGAAGCCGCTATTGAAATTGATACGCCAGAGAGTGATTTCCAACGTATTAGCGACTTTATCAAACAGCCTGAGCATATCTTTGGCAAAGGGGTAGGTGTGGCGTTTCGTCCTCGGGATGAAGCCCTAGCAGAGCGTTTCAATGAAGCATTAAGCGCGCTGAAAGAAGACGGCACCTACGACGAAATTATGAACCGCTACTTCAACTACGATGTGCGCTTATAA
- a CDS encoding ABC transporter permease: protein MLDLQGYGPRLIEGAGVTLQLAVLSLILAIVLGLLTATAKMSRNWFLRRTATVYTTVIRGVPDLVLMMLLFFGGQIGVNAISDMLYYNYEIDIYINFNAFAAGVITIGFIFGAYMGETFRGAFMAVDNGQIEAGKAYGMSNALLFRRVRFPQMMRHALPGLSNNWMVLLKTTALVSVIGLTDMVRVAAEASRATHEPFAFLLPVAAVYLLIASVSEWIFVRLQKRYDIGFGGQ from the coding sequence ATGCTTGATTTGCAAGGTTATGGCCCCCGCCTGATCGAAGGGGCGGGCGTTACACTTCAATTAGCAGTTCTGTCGCTTATTCTAGCCATTGTACTTGGCTTGTTAACGGCGACTGCCAAAATGTCACGCAACTGGTTCCTACGGCGCACAGCGACGGTGTACACCACCGTGATTCGCGGCGTGCCGGACTTAGTGCTAATGATGTTGCTATTCTTTGGTGGTCAAATCGGCGTTAACGCCATTAGCGACATGCTCTACTACAACTATGAAATTGATATCTATATCAATTTCAACGCTTTCGCAGCGGGTGTCATCACCATTGGGTTCATTTTCGGTGCCTACATGGGTGAAACCTTCCGCGGTGCTTTCATGGCAGTTGATAACGGCCAGATTGAAGCGGGAAAAGCGTACGGTATGAGTAATGCCTTGTTATTTCGGCGTGTTCGCTTTCCGCAAATGATGCGCCATGCACTCCCCGGCTTATCCAACAACTGGATGGTACTGCTTAAAACGACCGCACTCGTATCAGTAATTGGCTTGACTGATATGGTTCGCGTGGCCGCAGAAGCTTCTCGAGCCACCCATGAGCCCTTTGCTTTTCTACTTCCTGTAGCGGCGGTTTATTTGCTAATTGCCAGCGTATCCGAGTGGATTTTCGTTCGGCTACAAAAACGTTACGACATCGGCTTCGGGGGGCAGTGA